GTGAGCACGGCGGCCACCGCGAACTGGAAGCACACCAGGCCCGACGCATCGTTGAGCAGCGACTCGCCCTCCAGGATGTGCATCAGGCGCTTGGGAATCGGCACCTTGGAGGCGATCGAGGACACTGCCACCGGATCGGTGGGCGAAATGATCGCCGCCAGCGCAAACGCCACCGCCAGTGGCATCGCCGGGATCAACCAGTGGATCAGGAAGCCGGCGCCGACCACGGTGAAGATGACCAGCCCCAGTGCCAATTCCAGGATCGCCGCCTTGTCGCGGAACAGGCCCTGCTTGGGAATGCGCCACCCGTCCAGGAACAGCAGCGGCGGCAGGAACAACAGAAAGAACAGTTCCGGCTCCAGCTCGTGCCCTGCATCGAACACGCCGGAGACCACCGCGCCCAGCGCGATCTGGACCAACGGCAACGGCAGCGAGAACGGCAGGATGCGGATCAGGTAACCGCTGGCCGCGACCGCCAGCAACATGGCGAGGACGACATCGATCGAATGCATGCAAAACCCGGAAGACAAAGATGGCCGTGCGCCGCACCGTCCATGGCGACGCCAGGCAACGCAGCTACGGGAACATACCGGTTTGCAACCGGTGATGAAACCACCATTGCCGCACGCGCCGCGCCTGGGACTGCAGTGCGCCTGGGAGCCCGGGTGCCATCTGTACGCCATTGCATGCATCGCGTGCCGTCACCTGCACTGCGGCGCCGTGCCTTCGCAGGCTGCAGCGTGCGCGACGGATGCAGCGCAACATCACGCGCGATGCCAACAGCCGTGGCAACTCGCTACCACGTTCATCGCGTTGCCAATGGCTGTCGCGATGTCATGCCACCGTCAGCCGCGAACCCGGATAAGAATTTCCATAATGTAAAAATCGCGTGATGCATACGGCCGGCATCTTGCGGCGTATCAGGGTCTACGGTCGCCAGCCGGTGCCCGCTTAGCCAAAGGATCGCTGCCTCATGAAGACCTCATTGAAGTCGCTTGCCATTGCCGCCGCCATTGCCCTCACCACCGCAACGGCGCCGGTGTACGCCGCCTCCAACCCGATGGTGGGCGGTGCGCCGATGCTGGCCACCAAGGACATCGTCGACAACGCGGCCAACTCCAAGGATCACACCACCCTGGTCGCGGCGGTCAAGGCGGCCGGCCTGGTCGAAACCCTGAAAGGTCCGGGCCCGTTCACCGTCTTCGCCCCCACCAACGCCGCCTTCGCCGCCTTGCCGGCCGGCACCGTCGATACGCTGTTGAAGCCCGAATCCAGGCCCACCCTGACCAAGGTGCTCACCTATCACGTGGTGCCGGGCAAGGTGGATGCGGCCTCGCTGATCGCCAAGATCAAGGCCGGCGGTGGCAGCGCCATGCTGACCACCGTGCAGGGTGAATCGCTCACCGCAAGGCTCAACGGCAAGAAAGTCACCCTGACCGACGCCAAGGGCAATACCGCCACCGTCACCACTGCCGATGTCATGCAGAGCAATGGCGTGATCCACGTGATCGACAAGGTCTTGATGCCGTAAGCGCTGCATGCAGTCGGCCGGCCGGCACGAGCGGGCGGCCATGCAGTGCAGTCTTCGAGCAACGTGTCATGCAGGGGCGCCCCGGCCCGCGCGATGCGTCATTGGGATGCCTTACCGCATGCCGTGGCGCCCCTGCACCTTCGCGGCAACTGCGGTGTGCGTTTCCTTGAGCCCTGCGCAAGGCGCGTCGTCGCAGCCTGCACCATCACCGCAACGCGGCGGTGACCGAACGCGCGGCATGCCGCGCGTTCGCTTGGTGTCAACCGACCAGCGACACCGTGCGCGTGCACGCGCATTTTTTTTGGCCAGGCGTTGTTGCGTTGCCCAGGCATTCTTGGAATTTTTCCGCGTGTTTGTTGGTGCCCGACGGCATTGCTGTCGCTTGCATGCTGCAACATCAGCCTACGCATGCTTTCTGGATGTTGTTAGCCGCTCTAAGCGTTATTGACGCCAGAAAGTGACACTGCGCCTGGCGCCGACAGCAGTTGACGCAGGTCCTCCACAAAGCCGCGATACCCCTGCTCACGCGCCGGCTCCGATCCCTGCCGCAGCACCCAGGATGGATGCACCGTGGCCAGCACCGGTGTGCCATCGTCCAGGCGCTGCCACTGCCCGCGCTGCTGCATCAGCCGAAACCTGCTGCCCAGCACTGCCTGTGCCGCGGTGGCGCCCAGGCACACGATCTGCGCGGGACGCACTTGGGCGCGCTCGGCCTGCAACCACCCGCTGCAGGCCTGCACATGCGTGCGCTCGGGATTGCGATGCAGGCGGCGCTTGCCGCGTTGCTCGAAGCGGAAGTGCTTGACCGCATTGGTGACGTAGAACGTACTGCGATCCACGCCCAACTCGCCCAGGGCCATCGTGAACAAGCGCCCGGCAGGCCCGACAAAGGGACGCCCGCTCAGGTCTTCTTCGTCGCCGGGCTGCTCGCCGATCACCATCACCGCTGCATCCTCCGGCCCTTCGCCGAAGACGGTCTGGGTGGCCGGCTGCCACAACTCGCAGCGCCGGCAATCGCGCGCCGCCGCGCGCAACTGCGCGATGCTCTGCGTCGCCTCGACGGCAGCAGGTACCGGCGCCACCGGCACGCGGCGGCGTACCGGCTCGGGCGCGCGCTCGGCCATCTCGCGCACGCGCACCCCGGCCTCGCGGATCAGCTCCGGCAGCAAGGCTGCTTCGGGCAGGTTTTTCCAGTATTTCTGCGGCATTTCCTGCCGCATCATGGTGGGATTGAGCCGCGCCGGATTGAAGATGTGCGCATAGTAGGTGCGCCACAGGGCCTCCTGCGCGTCGTCGGCCGGCACCTGCGTACGCACGGCCCCCTCGCCGAACGCCAGGGCCTGCCCATCCCAGCGCACGCTGCGATACGGGGTGAGGATCGCCCAGCGCATGCCGGCAAAACGCCGTGCGAAGAACGGGGCAACGCGGTCCACGATGTGATGTTCCGGCTCGAACCAGGCCACGAAGTCTTCTTCGTCGCCCGGCAGCCGGCGAAAGCGCACGAACGCCTTCATCTTGTGGCTGTCGCGTTGCACCGCCTTCTGCCATTGCCGCAAGCGATGCACATCCACATCGGTAGCACGCTCCAGCAGCGCCTTCTCGCCCGAGGCAATCCGCCACAACAATCGATACAGCACCGCATGCCGCTGCGGATCGCGATGGCACAGCACCGATGCGGCCAGCTGCATGAAATCCGCCGACACCCGCGGCGGCGCGGCCACCACCGGCAATTCCAACAACCCCTGGCCCATCAGCAACCCACCCTGCGCGCCCCCATTCCACGCCACATGGTCAGGCTCCACCTGCGCACACCACCCCGCCCGCGCCAACGCACGCCACGCCTCGAAACTCCACGCAGGTTCCACCTCAGCGCTGAACATCGTCTACACCTGGCCTCACGATTCTCGCCATCGCCTTCGCTTTACGGGCAGCACCCAGGACTTTCCACTGCTGCGTGCGGCCCTACCCTCACCCGCCCTTCAGGCACCTTCTCCCGACGGGAGAAGGGACAGGCATCAATCGAACAGACTCGCCTGCCGAGGCGCAGGCGCCAACTGCGCCCGCAACCGCACCGGATCA
The window above is part of the Xanthomonas campestris pv. badrii genome. Proteins encoded here:
- a CDS encoding fasciclin domain-containing protein, with the protein product MKTSLKSLAIAAAIALTTATAPVYAASNPMVGGAPMLATKDIVDNAANSKDHTTLVAAVKAAGLVETLKGPGPFTVFAPTNAAFAALPAGTVDTLLKPESRPTLTKVLTYHVVPGKVDAASLIAKIKAGGGSAMLTTVQGESLTARLNGKKVTLTDAKGNTATVTTADVMQSNGVIHVIDKVLMP
- a CDS encoding UdgX family uracil-DNA binding protein (This protein belongs to the uracil DNA glycosylase superfamily, members of which act in excision repair of DNA. However, it belongs more specifically to UdgX branch, whose founding member was found to bind uracil in DNA (where it does not belong), without cleaving it, appears to promote DNA repair by a pathway involving RecA, rather than base excision.), yielding MFSAEVEPAWSFEAWRALARAGWCAQVEPDHVAWNGGAQGGLLMGQGLLELPVVAAPPRVSADFMQLAASVLCHRDPQRHAVLYRLLWRIASGEKALLERATDVDVHRLRQWQKAVQRDSHKMKAFVRFRRLPGDEEDFVAWFEPEHHIVDRVAPFFARRFAGMRWAILTPYRSVRWDGQALAFGEGAVRTQVPADDAQEALWRTYYAHIFNPARLNPTMMRQEMPQKYWKNLPEAALLPELIREAGVRVREMAERAPEPVRRRVPVAPVPAAVEATQSIAQLRAAARDCRRCELWQPATQTVFGEGPEDAAVMVIGEQPGDEEDLSGRPFVGPAGRLFTMALGELGVDRSTFYVTNAVKHFRFEQRGKRRLHRNPERTHVQACSGWLQAERAQVRPAQIVCLGATAAQAVLGSRFRLMQQRGQWQRLDDGTPVLATVHPSWVLRQGSEPAREQGYRGFVEDLRQLLSAPGAVSLSGVNNA